Proteins encoded within one genomic window of Equus caballus isolate H_3958 breed thoroughbred chromosome 20, TB-T2T, whole genome shotgun sequence:
- the LOC102150670 gene encoding butyrophilin subfamily 3 member A1 isoform X1, with translation MIAFLWHQRRREHFFQQMPGNGQKGPEAVPVPVSSCSREAVLEPPAYTASWREPDSYQEWPEQTANINGELLIPFILWAVIFRWDCQGMKMASSLHIPLLDLLVCVILVQLLTPCSGREHSAFMLLNHTIICYRPVRTCDNFLYLEVLEVPSQTEAQFAVVGPSGPILALMGEYADLPCHLSPKMNAEIMDLMWVRSSLREVVYMYANGEERDDEQMAEYRARTLILRDDITEGKATLRIYDVRASDRGSYRCYFQGENFSENAVMELKVAGEGETRLMSRSQDPFWRTWPWITALVGTLSILLLILTGMGYFLCRQQKEKEREQMEEKAREDLQHELKWRKIQYMARGGMSQVYAEWKMALYQAADVILDRDTAHPNLRVSGDKRSLWWTDRKLFGPNNFRRFLGHHCVLGFNSFRSGRHFWEVEVGDWGEWCVGICTKNVERVFMVNMSPKNGFWTISLSNGEDYQALTDPRTDLTISNPPQRVGVFLDYETGEVSFYNAMDGSHIYTFPHTSFSKPVYPIFRLMPWHPTVLTICSVVT, from the exons ATGATTGCCTTCTTGTGGCATCAGCGGAGAAGAGAGCACTTCTTTCAGCAGATGCCAGGGAATGGACAGAAGGGCCCTGAGGCAGTGCCTGTCCCTGTCTCAAGCTGTTCGAGAGAGGCAGTCCTGGAGCCTCCTGCTTACACAGCCTCCTGGAGGGAGCCTGACTCTTACCAGGAGTGGCCAG aGCAGACTGCTAACATTAATGGAGAGCTGTTGATTCCCTTCATTCTGTGGGCTGTGATCTTCAGATGGGACTGTCAAGGG ATGAAAATGGCTAGTTCCCTACACATCCCTCTGCTCGACCTCCTTGTCTGCGTCATCTTGGTCCAGCTGCTTACCCCTTGTTCAGGTAGGGAACATTCTGCATTTATGTTACTGAATCATACAATTATCTGTTATCGTCCAGTTAGAACCTGTGATAACTTCTTATACCTGGAAGTCCTGGAAGTCCCATCCCAAACTGAAG CTCAGTTTGCTGTGGTTGGACCCTCTGGGCCCATCCTGGCCCTCATGGGTGAATATGCTGATCTGCCCTGTCATCTTTCCCCGAAGATGAACGCGGAGATCATGGATCTGATGTGGGTGAGATCCAGCCTTAGGGAGGTAGTATACATGTATGCAAATGGGGAGGAAAGAGATGACGAACAAATGGCAGAGTATCGAGCGAGAACTTTGATTTTAAGAGATGACATCACTGAAGGAAAGGCTACTCTCCGAATTTACGACGTCAGAGCCTCTGACAGAGGGAGCTACCGGTGTTATTTCCAAGGTGAAAACTTCTCTGAAAATGCCGTAATGGAGCTGAAGGTTGCAG GAGAAGGTGAGACCAGGTTGATGTCCAGAAGTCAAG ACCCCTTCTGGAGGACCTGGCCCTGGATCACAGCCTTGGTGGGGACACTGTCCATCTTGCTGCTGATTCTTACGGGGATGGGTTACTTTCTGTGCCgacagcagaaggagaaagagagagagcaaatggAAGAAAAGGCAAGAG AGGACCTCCAGCATGAACTCA AGTGGAGAAAGATCCAGTACATGGCTC GTGGAGGGATGTCTCAAGTCTATGCTG AATGGAAGATGGCCCTCTACCAAGCTG CGGATGTGATTCTGGATCGGGACACAGCACACCCCAACCTCCGTGTTTCTGGGGACAAGAGGAGCCTGTGGTGGACAGATAGAAAACTGTTTGGGCCAAACAACTTTAGGAGATTTTTGGGGCATCACTGTGTGCTTGGCTTCAACAGCTTCAGGTCAGGGAGACATttctgggaggtggaggtgggggactGGGGAGAGTGGTGTGTCGGGATATGTACGAAGAACGTGGAGAGAGTATTTATGGTGAATATGTCACCAAAGAATGGATTCTGGACTATTAGCCTGTCTAATGGGGAAGACTATCAGGCTCTCACTGACCCCAGGACAGACTTGACAATTTCCAACCCTCCTCAAAGAGTGGGGGTTTTCCTGGACTATGAGACTGGTGAGGTCTCATTCTACAATGCCATGGATGGATCTCACATCTACACATTCCCGCACACCTCCTTCTCTAAGCCTGTGTACCCAATTTTCAGACTGATGCCATGGCATCCCACTGTCTTGACCATATGCTCAGTGGTGACGTGA
- the LOC102150670 gene encoding butyrophilin subfamily 3 member A3 isoform X3 has translation MGLSRAQMKMASSLHIPLLDLLVCVILVQLLTPCSAQFAVVGPSGPILALMGEYADLPCHLSPKMNAEIMDLMWVRSSLREVVYMYANGEERDDEQMAEYRARTLILRDDITEGKATLRIYDVRASDRGSYRCYFQGENFSENAVMELKVADPFWRTWPWITALVGTLSILLLILTGMGYFLCRQQKEKEREQMEEKAREDLQHELKWRKIQYMARGGMSQVYAEWKMALYQAADVILDRDTAHPNLRVSGDKRSLWWTDRKLFGPNNFRRFLGHHCVLGFNSFRSGRHFWEVEVGDWGEWCVGICTKNVERVFMVNMSPKNGFWTISLSNGEDYQALTDPRTDLTISNPPQRVGVFLDYETGEVSFYNAMDGSHIYTFPHTSFSKPVYPIFRLMPWHPTVLTICSVVT, from the exons ATGGGACTGTCAAGGG CACAGATGAAAATGGCTAGTTCCCTACACATCCCTCTGCTCGACCTCCTTGTCTGCGTCATCTTGGTCCAGCTGCTTACCCCTTGTTCAG CTCAGTTTGCTGTGGTTGGACCCTCTGGGCCCATCCTGGCCCTCATGGGTGAATATGCTGATCTGCCCTGTCATCTTTCCCCGAAGATGAACGCGGAGATCATGGATCTGATGTGGGTGAGATCCAGCCTTAGGGAGGTAGTATACATGTATGCAAATGGGGAGGAAAGAGATGACGAACAAATGGCAGAGTATCGAGCGAGAACTTTGATTTTAAGAGATGACATCACTGAAGGAAAGGCTACTCTCCGAATTTACGACGTCAGAGCCTCTGACAGAGGGAGCTACCGGTGTTATTTCCAAGGTGAAAACTTCTCTGAAAATGCCGTAATGGAGCTGAAGGTTGCAG ACCCCTTCTGGAGGACCTGGCCCTGGATCACAGCCTTGGTGGGGACACTGTCCATCTTGCTGCTGATTCTTACGGGGATGGGTTACTTTCTGTGCCgacagcagaaggagaaagagagagagcaaatggAAGAAAAGGCAAGAG AGGACCTCCAGCATGAACTCA AGTGGAGAAAGATCCAGTACATGGCTC GTGGAGGGATGTCTCAAGTCTATGCTG AATGGAAGATGGCCCTCTACCAAGCTG CGGATGTGATTCTGGATCGGGACACAGCACACCCCAACCTCCGTGTTTCTGGGGACAAGAGGAGCCTGTGGTGGACAGATAGAAAACTGTTTGGGCCAAACAACTTTAGGAGATTTTTGGGGCATCACTGTGTGCTTGGCTTCAACAGCTTCAGGTCAGGGAGACATttctgggaggtggaggtgggggactGGGGAGAGTGGTGTGTCGGGATATGTACGAAGAACGTGGAGAGAGTATTTATGGTGAATATGTCACCAAAGAATGGATTCTGGACTATTAGCCTGTCTAATGGGGAAGACTATCAGGCTCTCACTGACCCCAGGACAGACTTGACAATTTCCAACCCTCCTCAAAGAGTGGGGGTTTTCCTGGACTATGAGACTGGTGAGGTCTCATTCTACAATGCCATGGATGGATCTCACATCTACACATTCCCGCACACCTCCTTCTCTAAGCCTGTGTACCCAATTTTCAGACTGATGCCATGGCATCCCACTGTCTTGACCATATGCTCAGTGGTGACGTGA
- the LOC102150670 gene encoding butyrophilin subfamily 3 member A3 isoform X5 — MGLSRAQMKMASSLHIPLLDLLVCVILVQLLTPCSAQFAVVGPSGPILALMGEYADLPCHLSPKMNAEIMDLIDDITEGKATLRIYDVRASDRGSYRCYFQGENFSENAVMELKVAGEGETRLMSRSQDPFWRTWPWITALVGTLSILLLILTGMGYFLCRQQKEKEREQMEEKAREDLQHELKWRKIQYMARGGMSQVYAEWKMALYQAADVILDRDTAHPNLRVSGDKRSLWWTDRKLFGPNNFRRFLGHHCVLGFNSFRSGRHFWEVEVGDWGEWCVGICTKNVERVFMVNMSPKNGFWTISLSNGEDYQALTDPRTDLTISNPPQRVGVFLDYETGEVSFYNAMDGSHIYTFPHTSFSKPVYPIFRLMPWHPTVLTICSVVT; from the exons ATGGGACTGTCAAGGG CACAGATGAAAATGGCTAGTTCCCTACACATCCCTCTGCTCGACCTCCTTGTCTGCGTCATCTTGGTCCAGCTGCTTACCCCTTGTTCAG CTCAGTTTGCTGTGGTTGGACCCTCTGGGCCCATCCTGGCCCTCATGGGTGAATATGCTGATCTGCCCTGTCATCTTTCCCCGAAGATGAACGCGGAGATCATGGATCTGAT AGATGACATCACTGAAGGAAAGGCTACTCTCCGAATTTACGACGTCAGAGCCTCTGACAGAGGGAGCTACCGGTGTTATTTCCAAGGTGAAAACTTCTCTGAAAATGCCGTAATGGAGCTGAAGGTTGCAG GAGAAGGTGAGACCAGGTTGATGTCCAGAAGTCAAG ACCCCTTCTGGAGGACCTGGCCCTGGATCACAGCCTTGGTGGGGACACTGTCCATCTTGCTGCTGATTCTTACGGGGATGGGTTACTTTCTGTGCCgacagcagaaggagaaagagagagagcaaatggAAGAAAAGGCAAGAG AGGACCTCCAGCATGAACTCA AGTGGAGAAAGATCCAGTACATGGCTC GTGGAGGGATGTCTCAAGTCTATGCTG AATGGAAGATGGCCCTCTACCAAGCTG CGGATGTGATTCTGGATCGGGACACAGCACACCCCAACCTCCGTGTTTCTGGGGACAAGAGGAGCCTGTGGTGGACAGATAGAAAACTGTTTGGGCCAAACAACTTTAGGAGATTTTTGGGGCATCACTGTGTGCTTGGCTTCAACAGCTTCAGGTCAGGGAGACATttctgggaggtggaggtgggggactGGGGAGAGTGGTGTGTCGGGATATGTACGAAGAACGTGGAGAGAGTATTTATGGTGAATATGTCACCAAAGAATGGATTCTGGACTATTAGCCTGTCTAATGGGGAAGACTATCAGGCTCTCACTGACCCCAGGACAGACTTGACAATTTCCAACCCTCCTCAAAGAGTGGGGGTTTTCCTGGACTATGAGACTGGTGAGGTCTCATTCTACAATGCCATGGATGGATCTCACATCTACACATTCCCGCACACCTCCTTCTCTAAGCCTGTGTACCCAATTTTCAGACTGATGCCATGGCATCCCACTGTCTTGACCATATGCTCAGTGGTGACGTGA
- the LOC102150670 gene encoding butyrophilin subfamily 3 member A3 isoform X6, with protein MGLSRAQMKMASSLHIPLLDLLVCVILVQLLTPCSAQFAVVGPSGPILALMGEYADLPCHLSPKMNAEIMDLIDDITEGKATLRIYDVRASDRGSYRCYFQGENFSENAVMELKVADPFWRTWPWITALVGTLSILLLILTGMGYFLCRQQKEKEREQMEEKAREDLQHELKWRKIQYMARGGMSQVYAEWKMALYQAADVILDRDTAHPNLRVSGDKRSLWWTDRKLFGPNNFRRFLGHHCVLGFNSFRSGRHFWEVEVGDWGEWCVGICTKNVERVFMVNMSPKNGFWTISLSNGEDYQALTDPRTDLTISNPPQRVGVFLDYETGEVSFYNAMDGSHIYTFPHTSFSKPVYPIFRLMPWHPTVLTICSVVT; from the exons ATGGGACTGTCAAGGG CACAGATGAAAATGGCTAGTTCCCTACACATCCCTCTGCTCGACCTCCTTGTCTGCGTCATCTTGGTCCAGCTGCTTACCCCTTGTTCAG CTCAGTTTGCTGTGGTTGGACCCTCTGGGCCCATCCTGGCCCTCATGGGTGAATATGCTGATCTGCCCTGTCATCTTTCCCCGAAGATGAACGCGGAGATCATGGATCTGAT AGATGACATCACTGAAGGAAAGGCTACTCTCCGAATTTACGACGTCAGAGCCTCTGACAGAGGGAGCTACCGGTGTTATTTCCAAGGTGAAAACTTCTCTGAAAATGCCGTAATGGAGCTGAAGGTTGCAG ACCCCTTCTGGAGGACCTGGCCCTGGATCACAGCCTTGGTGGGGACACTGTCCATCTTGCTGCTGATTCTTACGGGGATGGGTTACTTTCTGTGCCgacagcagaaggagaaagagagagagcaaatggAAGAAAAGGCAAGAG AGGACCTCCAGCATGAACTCA AGTGGAGAAAGATCCAGTACATGGCTC GTGGAGGGATGTCTCAAGTCTATGCTG AATGGAAGATGGCCCTCTACCAAGCTG CGGATGTGATTCTGGATCGGGACACAGCACACCCCAACCTCCGTGTTTCTGGGGACAAGAGGAGCCTGTGGTGGACAGATAGAAAACTGTTTGGGCCAAACAACTTTAGGAGATTTTTGGGGCATCACTGTGTGCTTGGCTTCAACAGCTTCAGGTCAGGGAGACATttctgggaggtggaggtgggggactGGGGAGAGTGGTGTGTCGGGATATGTACGAAGAACGTGGAGAGAGTATTTATGGTGAATATGTCACCAAAGAATGGATTCTGGACTATTAGCCTGTCTAATGGGGAAGACTATCAGGCTCTCACTGACCCCAGGACAGACTTGACAATTTCCAACCCTCCTCAAAGAGTGGGGGTTTTCCTGGACTATGAGACTGGTGAGGTCTCATTCTACAATGCCATGGATGGATCTCACATCTACACATTCCCGCACACCTCCTTCTCTAAGCCTGTGTACCCAATTTTCAGACTGATGCCATGGCATCCCACTGTCTTGACCATATGCTCAGTGGTGACGTGA
- the LOC102150670 gene encoding butyrophilin subfamily 3 member A3 isoform X2, producing the protein MGLSRAQMKMASSLHIPLLDLLVCVILVQLLTPCSGREHSAFMLLNHTIICYRPVRTCDNFLYLEVLEVPSQTEAQFAVVGPSGPILALMGEYADLPCHLSPKMNAEIMDLIDDITEGKATLRIYDVRASDRGSYRCYFQGENFSENAVMELKVAGEGETRLMSRSQDPFWRTWPWITALVGTLSILLLILTGMGYFLCRQQKEKEREQMEEKAREDLQHELKWRKIQYMARGGMSQVYAEWKMALYQAADVILDRDTAHPNLRVSGDKRSLWWTDRKLFGPNNFRRFLGHHCVLGFNSFRSGRHFWEVEVGDWGEWCVGICTKNVERVFMVNMSPKNGFWTISLSNGEDYQALTDPRTDLTISNPPQRVGVFLDYETGEVSFYNAMDGSHIYTFPHTSFSKPVYPIFRLMPWHPTVLTICSVVT; encoded by the exons ATGGGACTGTCAAGGG CACAGATGAAAATGGCTAGTTCCCTACACATCCCTCTGCTCGACCTCCTTGTCTGCGTCATCTTGGTCCAGCTGCTTACCCCTTGTTCAGGTAGGGAACATTCTGCATTTATGTTACTGAATCATACAATTATCTGTTATCGTCCAGTTAGAACCTGTGATAACTTCTTATACCTGGAAGTCCTGGAAGTCCCATCCCAAACTGAAG CTCAGTTTGCTGTGGTTGGACCCTCTGGGCCCATCCTGGCCCTCATGGGTGAATATGCTGATCTGCCCTGTCATCTTTCCCCGAAGATGAACGCGGAGATCATGGATCTGAT AGATGACATCACTGAAGGAAAGGCTACTCTCCGAATTTACGACGTCAGAGCCTCTGACAGAGGGAGCTACCGGTGTTATTTCCAAGGTGAAAACTTCTCTGAAAATGCCGTAATGGAGCTGAAGGTTGCAG GAGAAGGTGAGACCAGGTTGATGTCCAGAAGTCAAG ACCCCTTCTGGAGGACCTGGCCCTGGATCACAGCCTTGGTGGGGACACTGTCCATCTTGCTGCTGATTCTTACGGGGATGGGTTACTTTCTGTGCCgacagcagaaggagaaagagagagagcaaatggAAGAAAAGGCAAGAG AGGACCTCCAGCATGAACTCA AGTGGAGAAAGATCCAGTACATGGCTC GTGGAGGGATGTCTCAAGTCTATGCTG AATGGAAGATGGCCCTCTACCAAGCTG CGGATGTGATTCTGGATCGGGACACAGCACACCCCAACCTCCGTGTTTCTGGGGACAAGAGGAGCCTGTGGTGGACAGATAGAAAACTGTTTGGGCCAAACAACTTTAGGAGATTTTTGGGGCATCACTGTGTGCTTGGCTTCAACAGCTTCAGGTCAGGGAGACATttctgggaggtggaggtgggggactGGGGAGAGTGGTGTGTCGGGATATGTACGAAGAACGTGGAGAGAGTATTTATGGTGAATATGTCACCAAAGAATGGATTCTGGACTATTAGCCTGTCTAATGGGGAAGACTATCAGGCTCTCACTGACCCCAGGACAGACTTGACAATTTCCAACCCTCCTCAAAGAGTGGGGGTTTTCCTGGACTATGAGACTGGTGAGGTCTCATTCTACAATGCCATGGATGGATCTCACATCTACACATTCCCGCACACCTCCTTCTCTAAGCCTGTGTACCCAATTTTCAGACTGATGCCATGGCATCCCACTGTCTTGACCATATGCTCAGTGGTGACGTGA
- the LOC102150670 gene encoding butyrophilin subfamily 3 member A3 isoform X4, which translates to MKMASSLHIPLLDLLVCVILVQLLTPCSAQFAVVGPSGPILALMGEYADLPCHLSPKMNAEIMDLMWVRSSLREVVYMYANGEERDDEQMAEYRARTLILRDDITEGKATLRIYDVRASDRGSYRCYFQGENFSENAVMELKVADPFWRTWPWITALVGTLSILLLILTGMGYFLCRQQKEKEREQMEEKAREDLQHELKWRKIQYMARGGMSQVYAEWKMALYQAADVILDRDTAHPNLRVSGDKRSLWWTDRKLFGPNNFRRFLGHHCVLGFNSFRSGRHFWEVEVGDWGEWCVGICTKNVERVFMVNMSPKNGFWTISLSNGEDYQALTDPRTDLTISNPPQRVGVFLDYETGEVSFYNAMDGSHIYTFPHTSFSKPVYPIFRLMPWHPTVLTICSVVT; encoded by the exons ATGAAAATGGCTAGTTCCCTACACATCCCTCTGCTCGACCTCCTTGTCTGCGTCATCTTGGTCCAGCTGCTTACCCCTTGTTCAG CTCAGTTTGCTGTGGTTGGACCCTCTGGGCCCATCCTGGCCCTCATGGGTGAATATGCTGATCTGCCCTGTCATCTTTCCCCGAAGATGAACGCGGAGATCATGGATCTGATGTGGGTGAGATCCAGCCTTAGGGAGGTAGTATACATGTATGCAAATGGGGAGGAAAGAGATGACGAACAAATGGCAGAGTATCGAGCGAGAACTTTGATTTTAAGAGATGACATCACTGAAGGAAAGGCTACTCTCCGAATTTACGACGTCAGAGCCTCTGACAGAGGGAGCTACCGGTGTTATTTCCAAGGTGAAAACTTCTCTGAAAATGCCGTAATGGAGCTGAAGGTTGCAG ACCCCTTCTGGAGGACCTGGCCCTGGATCACAGCCTTGGTGGGGACACTGTCCATCTTGCTGCTGATTCTTACGGGGATGGGTTACTTTCTGTGCCgacagcagaaggagaaagagagagagcaaatggAAGAAAAGGCAAGAG AGGACCTCCAGCATGAACTCA AGTGGAGAAAGATCCAGTACATGGCTC GTGGAGGGATGTCTCAAGTCTATGCTG AATGGAAGATGGCCCTCTACCAAGCTG CGGATGTGATTCTGGATCGGGACACAGCACACCCCAACCTCCGTGTTTCTGGGGACAAGAGGAGCCTGTGGTGGACAGATAGAAAACTGTTTGGGCCAAACAACTTTAGGAGATTTTTGGGGCATCACTGTGTGCTTGGCTTCAACAGCTTCAGGTCAGGGAGACATttctgggaggtggaggtgggggactGGGGAGAGTGGTGTGTCGGGATATGTACGAAGAACGTGGAGAGAGTATTTATGGTGAATATGTCACCAAAGAATGGATTCTGGACTATTAGCCTGTCTAATGGGGAAGACTATCAGGCTCTCACTGACCCCAGGACAGACTTGACAATTTCCAACCCTCCTCAAAGAGTGGGGGTTTTCCTGGACTATGAGACTGGTGAGGTCTCATTCTACAATGCCATGGATGGATCTCACATCTACACATTCCCGCACACCTCCTTCTCTAAGCCTGTGTACCCAATTTTCAGACTGATGCCATGGCATCCCACTGTCTTGACCATATGCTCAGTGGTGACGTGA